GCCATTCCTCTGCTGTCGCCGAGAATGAATTAGCCCAGATTGATCATCAACTGGCGCAATGTGAGTATTTTATCCTGCTACTGTCTCCCCAAGCCGCATTGAGTGAAATGGTGATTGAAGCGTTACGACGGGTTCAGGAGTTACGAGATGAGAGTCACAACGCCAAACCCGTTATCTTACCAATTCGGGTGAATTGCCCGCCCTGTACCCCCCTCAACCACGATTTACGCAGTTATCTCCAGGGAATTGGCTATCAAGAATGGAACACTCCCGCCGATACACCCACTGTGATACAGGCGGTGTTACAACGGTTGTCGAGGAGTGAGGATTGGGAAACGCCAGTCTGGGAAGGGAATGATGTAGCGGAGGAGATCAGCAGCTATCAGACTCCGATCAACCCCTTACCGCCTTTACCCGTGGCTGAACCGGAATTACCCAAAGGTCAAGTGCGGTTAGCTTCAGCCTTCTATGTCGAACGAGTTCCCGATGAAACTCAATGTTATCAAGAAATCCTCAAACCAGGAACCTTGATTCGCATCAAAGCACCGCGACAGATGGGAAAAACCTCGTTAATGGCGAGAATTTTGTATCAAGCCAGAGAGCAAGGCTGTCGCACAGTTCCCTTAAGCTTTCAACATGCGGATAAAAGCGTGTTTACCAATCTCAATCAACTCTTACAGTGGTTATGTGCCAAAATTACCCGCAAGCTGCGTTTACCTCATCAAGTTGAGGCATATTGGACGGATACGTTTGGGAGTAAAGATAACTGTACGGCTTATTTTGAGGATGTTTTGTTATCGGAAACCGATGCACCGTTAGTCTTAGGATTAGATGAAGTGGATCGGGTATTTCAGCATCCCAAAATAACCGATGACTTTTTTGCCCTCTTACGCGCTTGGTATGAAGAAGCTGGGTATGGGGATAGCGATAGTGATTTGTGGGCAAAATTGCGTTTAGTGGTGGTGCATTCAACGGAAGTTTATATTCCCTTGGATATCAATCAATCGCCATTTAATGTGGGTTTACCGATTGAATTATCGGAGTTTAGTCGAGAACAAGTTACCGATTTAGCCCAGCGTCATGGACTCAATTGGCAAACTCATCAGGTTGAGCAATTAATGACAATGGTGGGTGGACATCCCTATTTAGTCCGAGTAGCTCTTTATTATATAGCCAGAGGGGAGTTAACCTTAGAGCAATTGGTAGAGATAGCGCCAACCGAGGCGGGAATTTACGGGGATCACCTGCGCCGACATCTATGGAATTTGCAGCAGCACCCAGAATTGGCGACAGCTTTTGCTCAGGTGCTAGTGGCGGAGGAACCCGTTGAGTTAGAATCCGTGTTGGCGTTTAAATTACACAGTATGGGATTAGTGCAGTTACGGGGAAATGCGACTGTACCCCGCTTTGAATTATATCGCCAGTATTTTCGCGATCGCCTACAAAACGTATTTTAAGTCCAAGGGTATGCTTCAATCAGCTTTTTAGGATTACCGAAACCCTCGATATACCGTAGGGTGGGCAGTGCCCACCAGCCAAAATTTCAGTAAGCTGTCATGCCTTTAAATTGGGTATTAAGTAGGTTGGGAAAACGCAAGGAAACCCAACATCTACTCCTGTCCCACATCAACGCCAAATTTTACCGCTTCCTCTGCACCCCAATCCGCCTCATAAATACCCTCTCTAACATAATGGTGGAAACTTGAATACGCCCAATCTTTTGGTGCTTTTACTAAACGGTGATGAACAGGGTTGTAATGAATATATTCAACATGATGCAGAAAATCCGTTTCATCTCGGATTTGATGCTCCCAAAATCGACGTTGCCATACAGATTGTTCTCCCTTACTCAACCGGGATAACGAACATTGCTGCTTATAGGAGTCTAGGCAAAGACGAGTAAATTCACTTTTAATCAATCGCCAACGAGTAGAAAANNNNNNNNNNNNNNNNNNNNNNNNNNNNNNNNNNNNNNNNNNNNNNNNNNNNNNNNNNNNNNNNNNNNNNNNNNNNNNNNNNNNNNNNNNNNNNNNNNNNNNNNNNNNNNNNNNNNNNNNNNNNNNNNNNNNNNNNNNNNNNNNNNNNNNNNNNNNNNNNNNNNNNNNNNNNNNNNNNNNNNNNNNNNNNNNNNNNNNNNNNNNNNNNNNNNNNNNNNNNNNNNNNNNNNNNNNNNNNNNNCCAACAAACTAATCCACTGGCGTTGGGGCGTTGGGTTTCGTTCCTCAACCCAACCTACTTCACTAATCGAAGTTTACAGGATTTGCGATCGCGCCTCCATAGAACAGTTCTACTATTATATAGAGAGACGTTGAGGTGGGAAAATCGTGATGCCAGTGCCAGAAACGAATCAACAGACAGCAATACCTACACCCAACCTCTACGAAACCGATTTTTATGCTTGGACGCAGGAACAAGCATCGTTACTCCGCCAACAGCAGTGGAGTCAGCTTGATTTGGGCAATCTGATTGAGGAGATTGAATCCTTGGGAAAACAGCAACGCCAGGAATTGCGAAATCGGTTGAGGGTGCTGATTGGACATTTGTTGAAATGGGAGTACCAACCACAACGCCGGAGTCGGAGTTGGCTGGCGACGATTCGCGTACATCGCCGTGATACGCTAGAGTTGCTCAAAGACAATCCAAGCCTAAAGCCTTACCTTGAGGATGCACTGGTTTTAGCTTACGAGAACGGTAGAGATCTGGCAATGGGAGAAACTGACTTGCCAGAACAAACCTTTCCCCAGACGTGTCCTTATAATTTAGCAGAAATTTTAGAGGATAATTTTTATCCGGGTGAACCGAGTGAGTTGGTAAATGAATGGGAGGGAGAAAACGAATCATAATAATAATTACTGTAGGTTTTGAAAACACCAGTCAATCCAACAGCCCCCTCATTATATAAATATAAGAGATGAATTCTATGATTATAGATAGTGTTGAAATTAAAGGTTTTTGGGGGACGAAAAAAGCATCGGCTATTATTAACCAAATTGAAAGAAAAAGCATTAAATGTTGCTAAATAAACTGTGAAGCTACTTTAGCAAAATTCGGCACGTTGACTTGTTCTATTTTAAACCGACTTCACTAATTTACAGCCGTTTACAAGATTGCGATCACACCAGATTGATATAGCTGAAGTGGTGGAATGTGTTGTATAGGTTTTCTGGGCGCAAGCCTTGCGCCCCTACAAGGTTACTAAACGAATATTAGAATGGATTGAAACTCTTATCCAGTCGTCTAAAGACGACTTGAGCTTTTAGCCTTGGGTTTAAACCCAAGGCGGTTTAATTCAAATCCCTAATCTGGTGTCTTCTACCTCTTGCAGCCCCCATGAGTAAAGCCAAACCCATCACCTCCCCCTACAAAGTTGGGGGTCATCTCCCGCTTAACGCCCTTAGCTACGTGGTGCGACAGGCGGATACGGAACTCTATCAGGGGTTAAAGGCGGGTGAGTTTTGTTATGTTCTTAATTCCCGCCAGATGGGTAAAACCAGTTTGCGGGTGCGGGTGATGCATAAGCTACAAGGGGAGGGTTTTGCTTGTGCGGCGATTGATTTGACCAAAATCGGTTCCCAGGATATCACGGCGGATCAGTGGTATGCGGGGATGATGAGACGCTTGGTGACGAGTTTTCCGGCGCTGCGGGGGTTTAACTTAAGGGCGTGGTTGCGCGATCGCGAATATCTACCCCCTATCCAACGCTTGAGTGAGTTTATCGAACAAGTGCTGCTGGAGTCTATCCCCCAAAGGGTAGTAATTTTTATTGATGAAATTGATAGTATCCTCAGTTTAAACTTTCGCACCGATGATTTTTTTGCGGTGCTGCGGGCTTGTAATGAATATGATCGGCTGACGTTTGCTTTGTTTGGAGTGGCGACGCCAGCGGATTTAATTCAAGATAAGAAACGGACGCCGTTTAATTTAGGTCGTGCGATTGAATTGCATGGGTTTAAATTAGCGGAAGCTCAACCCTTAGCCGCTGGATTAGCTAATAAATCTAGCCAAGCCCAAAGGATTTTAGCCGCTATTTTAGACTGGACAGGGGGACAACCGTTTCTCACTCAAAAACTCTGTCATTTAATTATCAATAGCGACTCCTCCCCGACTCCTGGAAACGAAGAGGAATGGGTAGGGCAAATTGTCCAACAGCGTATCCTGGAAAACTGGGAAGCCACCGATGAACCGCCTCATCTAAAAACCATTCGCGATCGCCTGTTCCGAATTGGACAGCGAAATCGGGGACTTTTGGGGCTTTATCAGCAAATTTTACAACAGGGGGAGGTTCACGCCTGCGATAGTTCTGAACAACGGGAATTATGTTTATCTGGGGTGGCGATTAAGCAGGGGGGAAAACTGCAAGTCTGTAATCGTATCTATGCCGCCATTTTTAATTACAGTTGGGTGAACAAAGCTTTAGCCGATTTGCAGGCTAGCTTTGAGCAAATTGTTACTCAGCAAGAACAAAAACTTCTGTCCATGCTGAGTTTTATGGAAGGCAAGGATTTTGCCGATATCCTCCATGAAATTTTAGGCTCAGTTACCCTAAAAATGGGAGAAGCCTTGAGCGTGGATCGGACGACGATTATCTTTATTGATGATCAGCAAAATCAGATCTGGTCGATTATTGCCCGGAATGAAGGGAAAACCTTTCCCGATATTCAAATCCTTACCAATAAAGAAACAGAAGCCCGATTGACCAACTTTAAGAAATTTAGTGAGATTCCCTTTAACTTTCGCCAAGAGAACCCAGACACCATTCCCGATAAACTCAATCAAGCCAATGGCTATGCGATTTACAATGAATTAGTTTATCCCATCGCCAATCAACAGCAGAATTTGATTGCGGTGATTCAACTAATCAATAAACTGAAACGGTTTAACAATCCCCAAGCGCCTCTATCGGAACGCATTGACCAACAAGGGTTTACCCTCACCGATCAACGCCAGTTAGATGAATATGCGCCAACTATTTTACGCATTTTAGAGCGATGCCAATACTGTTATAAATTAACCCAACGGTTACAAGCGGCTGAAGCCCTAACCGAAGCCACGCATTCTCTGTCTCACAGTAGTTTAAATTCCGAAGAAATCCTGGGACGAGTCATGGATGCGGCGAAGAAACTGATGAATGCCGATCGCAGTACCCTCTGGTTATTAGATGCAGATAAGCAGCAGTTGTGGACAAAGATTCCCTTTGAAGATGGGTCAGTGCGAGAACTGCGAGTCCATGTTGGGCAAGGATTTGCTGGGAAAGTTGCCCAAACGCAAGAACCGTTAAATATTCCCTTTGATTTGTACGATCATCCTGATTCAACCACCGCCCAAGAAACCGATCAAAAAACAGGTTATCGCACCTGTAGTTTACTTTGTATGCCTGTTTTTAGTCCCGATGGTGAACTCCTCGGTATCACCCAGTTAGTGAATAAACGCAAACCGGGTGAATTTCCTGATTATAACCCCGCCGATTGGCCCCAAGCGCCGGAATGTTTTCAGGCAAGTTTTGATGCTAATAGTCAAAAATATATGCAGATTTTTAACTCTCAGGCGGGGGTAGCGTTGCAAAATGCTCAGAAGTTTGAGCGCATAAAGCAAAAGGCGGATAGTCACCAGCAAAATGTCGTCAGTCAAACCCTAGCGATGCTGAATACGGTGATGGATAATCAGGGGTTTGATGATATTCTGGATGGTACGTTGCGATCGATTACGTTGAAGACGGGTAAATCCTTATCTGCCGATCGCACGACGATTTTTCTACTCGATGAAGAAAAGAAGGAATTTTGGTCAATTGTTGCTGAAGATGAGGGGAGTGGTTCCCTAGAAATTCGCATGAGTGCGGATAAAGGAATTGTCGGCGAAGTCGCCCGGTTCAAGCAAACGATTAACATTCCTTTTGACTTCTATGATGATCCGCGATCGCAGATGGCAAAGGAACAGGATAAAAGAACCGGATATCGGACGTATACCATGTTAGCGATTCCTCTTTTAAATGACCAAGGGGAGTTAGTCGCTGTTGTTCAGTTACTCAACAAATTAAAACGGGTTGCTAATCCCACAGCAGCGTTATCGGAACGCATCGATAAACAGGGATTTAGCCGCACCGATGAAGAACGATTTGCCGAAAATGCGCCCTTAATTCAAATGATTCTAGAAAGCTTCCGTTCCTATCATAAAACAGCACGCGGACAACGAGTCGCCGCCGCATTGATGGCAGCAGCCCGTTGTGTTCAAGGTTCTCTAGAGATGGACGATATTTTACAACGAGTGATGGGGGCGGCTAAACAATTATTAAACGCTGATCGTAGTACCTTATGGTTAGTTAACCGTTTAGCCGGGGAATTGTGGACAAAAATTCGCTTTGACGAGGGTGAACTCCGAGAATTGCGTATACCAATTGGACAAGGGTATGCGGGTCAAGTGGCGATGACGGGGGAACCGTTGAATATTCCCTTTGATTTGTACGATCATCTTAACTCAGAAACGGCAAAGAAAACGGATCAAAAGACAGGGTATCGTACTTGTAGTTTACTCTGTATGCCTGTCTTTAGTCCCGATGGAGATTTGCTGGGGGTGACGCAATTAGTGAATAAGCGGAAACCGGGCGAGTCTTGGGAATTTGAGACTCTTATGTTATCGGAAACTGTCCCGGAGTATTTCCAAACCAGTTTTGATGACAGTGATCAGAAATACATGCAAATTTTCAATAATCAAGTTGGCGTTATCCTGCAAAATGCCGAACTTTTAGCCGCACTCAAGCGACAGGAAGAAAGTTTGCGCGGTAATGTAAATGGACAGTAGGAAGATTAGGGAGATGGGGGAGATGGGGAACAATGTAGAGACGTGCCATGGCACGTCTGGAAGATGGGGAAAATGAGAGAACTTTCCTTGTCTGTGTAATCAGTGTCAATAAGCTCTCACCTCCCTACCCCTATCTCTCCAATAAATCCGTGAAATCAGTGTTTTGACAAATGACAAATGACAAATGACAACCTACCACCAAATCAAACGTCGAGGTGGAAAGCCTGACTCTTCCCACGAGTCTCCGGCTTCTTTCAAAACAGCATCCAAGTCAGCGACGGTAAACTCGTAACCATCAGTAGCCGCCAGTTCCACAAACTCTTCCTTGGTTTTGAGGGCGTCGTATTTAGCTCGCAATTTTTTATCTTTTCCGCCTGCTTCGAGTAAATTGATCACATTGTCTTGAGACATCGTTGCTAACCTCTCTTAGAAACCTGGGTAATACCAATTCGTCAGACATTACACTTGATCTATCCCACCATTGACACCACCTCACCTGACTAAGGGAAGGTTAGGAGGCGTGACTATTCTGCCAAAGAAATAGGATGAGATACCTCAACTGATGAATAGTATCTCAGCCTTTCCTGTAGTTTTTTGTATTTAAATTATCTTTTTGAGACTATTGTTTTCTGAGAAATATTGCAATTTATTGCTATACAATTAAACTTGTTTACAATCAATTACATTGAGGCAGAGTAATGCAAACAAGCGTCTCAAAAAATAACCGAACCACTACTCAGGCTGAATCACTTCAAAGTCAGATTCATCCAGAGACAACATCAGAGGAACGTCATTCGGATTCATTAAATTTTGTTCTAAGCGGACTATCCAACGTCCTGACTCTTCACGACCTTGGATAATCCCCTGAATACCCGCAGCATATTCAGGGCGAATAACCCGAATTAAGGTTCCTACCTTGAGCATTAGCCAAATAGTATCTGCTTTACCTTCCCTAAACATGAGGGACGTTCTGTTACTTTAACCTAATTTTAACCTTTTCTTATACATAAGAATACATTGGGTGACAAGTCTGTCGATCCCGGTTTTTGTCAAGGTTTCCGGACATAATCGTCAGTTATTGTTCCATCAAAATCAGTCGCAACGGGTCTAAACGGACGTACCAGGGAAAGGGGCGGTCTTTGAGATTCGCCCATTTTTCCTTGTAAACCTCAACTTGTAGGTGGTAGTCTTGGGCGTGACCTGGAGGCTGATGCAGTTTGATATATAGTGTTGTCCGGTGTTGCGTCTCACTGGTCATCACCAGCCAGCAGGGAAAAGTATTCTCTCCATCGGGATGCTGGGGAAAGGTGAAGTGGTGGGCGCGAATTCCCACATACGTTAATTTGTTAGGAATTGGTTCAACCACCTGAAGCGTACAGCCCCAGTCTAGCGCCTCAATTGTTTGGGGTTCAATCATCCGGGCGGTGGAAAAGTTTTTACATTCAGTAACCTGGGCGACTTCAAAGCTAGGAGGACGTTCAAAAATAGTCTCTTTGGTATCATTAGCAATCACGTTTCCCTGGGAAAGAATCAGTAAATTCTGGCAAATTCGATACGCTTCTTCTAGCTTATGAGTGACAAATAGTGTCACGCCTTCATAGGTGGAAAGCGTTTCACTCAATAGCCTTTCAATTCGACTGCGTAAATAGGTATCCAAGGCGGAAAGGGGTTCATCTAAAAGTAGGGCTTCTGGATGAATCACCAACGCCCTCGCTAAAGCCACTCGCTGTTGCTGTCCGCCGGAAATTTGCTCAGGATAGCGGTTTTCTAAGCCTTGTAACTGCATCATCTCCATATATTTGGAAATGCGCTGTCTGCGTTCCAGTTTGGGCAAATTTTGCAGACCAAATGCAATATTTTGGACAATGGTTAAATGGGGAAATAGGGCATAATTTTGAAACACAAAACCAATCCGGCGTTGACGACTGGGAATATTAATTCCCCGTTGTGAATCAAACAAAACTCGTCCATTGAGAACAATTCGCCCCTGATTGGGTGAGTCTAATCCCGCAATGCAGCGCAGTGTCATACTTTTGCCAGAACCGGATGTGCCTAAGAGTCCTAATGGTTGTCCATTGGCTTCTAATTGGGCGTCTAAGGTAAACCCAGGTAATTGCTTTTTTAGGTTAACAAAAAGTCCTTTATTGCCATATCTGATCCCTCTGTAGTCCGTCCTTTTATATCTCCCTCTTGTCCCCCTTTTTAGATCCCCCTCCCGTCCCCCTTCAAAAGGGGGAAGCCAGGAGAACCAGTGCGCGATCGCGTGCCACTTGGCGGAGTGCTGTGTTCCTGACCAGTAGTTGATCGTGGCGATTACCAAGAGTGCGATCGCCACCATCAGCAGCACCCAGTTTAACGCCTCCCCCATCTTACCTGCTTCTGCGGCAAAGAAGATCGCGATCGGCATGGTTTGAGTTTTGCCGGGAATACTACCTGCTAACATTAATGTGGCACCAAATTCTCCTAAAGCCCTGGCAAAGGCTAAAATTGTTCCCGAAACCACGCCCGGTAATGCCAAGGGTAATAGAATCTGCCAAAAAATCCGCCATTCTGATGCCCCTAATGTCCGAGCGCAATGAATCAAATCCTTGTCAATTTGTTTAAAGGCACTCAGTACTGTTTTATACATTAAAGGAAACGCCACAACTGTAGCCGCGATTACCGTTGCTGACCAGGAAAATATTATAGTAATTCCTAGTTGCTTTAACAATTGTCCCACAGGACTATTTCTACCCAAAAGCAGTAGTAGCAGAAAACCGATAACTGTCGGCGGTAGCACCAGGGGGAGAGTAAAAAACCCATCAATTAATCCTTTTGCTTTACCGCGATAGCCATACATCCATCGGGCGGCGGCAATTCCCACTAAGAAAGCGAAGATTGTAGCGACAAATGCGGTTTTTAGCGAAATCCACAGTGGAGATAAATCTGAATAGGGCATTCTATTCGTCCAGTAATCGAATTATGGCGAGAAGGTTGGGGGATGGTTCGATTGATAATATCTCAGCTTTTCCTAGGGTTTTCTGTAGTTTAACTATCTTTTTTATATATTAGGTTCGTAGTAGGGAACCTTAGCCTATAAACCTAACCTATAAACTCGCCTCGATTAAACGGTAGAATTATTTTTTTAACGCAGAGGTACGCAGAGGTAAGCGCAGAGGTACGCAGAGGGAGTTGGCGGTTGGGGAAGGACATTTACAATAGTCGTCACGCCAGTAGAGAGTAGGGTGCGTTAGTGAAACGTAACGCACCATTGCTCAGTTTGATAGGTGTTTTAATCCTTTCAATTGTTAATCGCTAGCCAAGCTAAAACCATACTCTTCAAACACAGCTTGAGCGGGTTCAGTTGAGAGAAACTGCACAAATTCTTTTGCTGAATCTGGATTTTTACTCTCTTTTAATACCGCAACTGGATAAATAATTGGTGCGTGAGACGTTTCTGATGCCGTGGCGACAATTTTGACATTATCTGATACGTTAGCATCCGTGGCATAAACTAATCCTGCCTCAACATTCCCGGTTTCTACATAAGAGAGGACTTGGCGCACATCTTTGGCGAAAACCAATTTAGATTGGATAGGTTTATATAAATTCAGGGAAGTTAGGACTTCTTTCCCATATTGTCCAGCGGGTACACTTTCCGGGTTGCCAATTGCAATTTTGCTCACTTTATCAGTCGTTAATCCTTTGAAATTAGAAATATCGGTTTTATCCTTTGGTGTAACCAGAACAATTGAGTTTTTCAATAAGTCTTTGCGCGTATCCGTTAGCAGTAAGTCTTTTTCTTGCAAAGCGTTCATCTGTTTTGGCGCGGCGGATAGAAAAACATCTACAGGCGCTCCCTGTTCGATTTGCTGTTGCAGAGAACCGGAAGACCCAAAGTTATAGGTAATGATAACGTGAGCTTGTTCTTGAGTATACAGGGGCGCGATCGCTTTCATGGCATCCTGTAGGCTAGCCGCCGCTGATACCGTGAGTTCTACTGATTCGGGTGACGTTGCGGAAGGGTTCGGAGGTGTCCCTTGAGAACAACCCACAACAATTAGGAATGTCGCAACCATCCATGCCATTGAGAAAACACGTCGTTTTTTCATTTCCCTGTTGCCTCAGCTAATGACTGACAGAAGGTGTTGATAGGAGCATCGTACTAATCTGAACCATGACTTACCAACTTAGCAGGTCTGGGCGGGTTTTGTAGAAACGTTATCATCAATAAATCAAAGCAAGTCCCTAAACCCGCCCCTACAAACCATTTCTACCTGGATATCAGCAGGCTGGGCATAATAGGGCGCGGTTAACACTAATCCATCTACGCCAGTTGCCGCATAATTGGCAATATTAGCGTCATTAATTCCGCCAGCCGCTAAAGTAATCAGCGTTGGATTGATAGACTTAATTTGGGAAATTGCCTCGGCTAATGCCTCAGCGTTTACTTTATCAAATTGAATTCCATCTATGCCTGAAGTGGCTAACTTAAAGGCGGTAGCCATATCTTTGACTTCAACAATGACTTTCTTTTCCTTAACCTGACGCTTAATTACGGGTAGTTGCTGAATGAAGGAGTCAATTCCGCCCAGAAAGTTAAGATGCTGTTGGAAGATTAAAACGGTTTCTGAGACTCCCAGTCGATGAGGATATGCCCCACCTGCTAAGATGGCTTTCACGGCGATGGGTTTGGTTCCTGGGATGACTTTGCGAGTGGTATAGAGCATCACATCTTGATTCGCCGCTTGTGCTAATTGCACTAGATTGTAGGTTTTGGTGGCGACTCCACAGGCATATTCGAGTAAATTCTGGGCAGGTTTCCAAGCCAGATGCAAGGCGGCGGCGTTTCCGGTAGCACTGAGAAAGGGGACACCTGCGTCTAAGATTTGACCCGTTGCCAAGATTGCTATCACCTCTGCCCCAACTTGGCGTAAGATACTGGCGGATTCTTCGGTGCAGGCTAGAACGGTTTTGGTGCGAGTGGTAAAGCGGATTGTCCCCGTGCGATCGCCAATCCCTAACACCTGGGTGGTTAAATCAAAATAGGGAACGTCTTCTTGGATTAACTGTTCGATAAACTGCTGTGAGATAAAAACCATTACCTATGTCGCATTTGCATTTTTGCCTTCGGTCGTATGACTAGGCTATATCAGTTCTGCGAGGGTAAAAGTGAGTAAAATAATACAATTTACTGTTTTCATCAAAATATTCAGCAAAATCAGAAAATTCAGTGATTTTTGGTATTATTAGCTGGTGAACCAATGACTAAAGCAGGGATTGAACTATGGAAATTAGCGCTCGCAATACCTTTAAAGGAACAGTAAAAAAGGTTGTACCTGGCTCTGTGAACAGTGAAGTGACCCTAGAAGTTGCTCCTGGGGTGGAAATGACGGCAATTATCACCAAGTCTTCTGCGGAACGACTTGGTCTCGCCGAGGGTAAGGAAGCGTATGCTGTTGTTAAAGCGACAGATGTCATGGTAGCAACAGATTAAAGAGTGCGTGCTTAAATATTGGGTTGTGCCAAATCCTCAGTTTTCACCAGTCAACAGCAGCCCGGAATCGTAGGGGCGCACAGATAGATGTGCGCCCTGACTTAATTAGGATAGGACTTTTCTCATCTCACAAAAACTGTCAGCCAAGCGGGAATCCTGATAAAAATGTTTTCAAAACTACATATTATCGGGGGATAGTGTTATATTTTTTTAACGTAATCTTCATAAAAAAGAAATATTGAAGTTAGATTGCAAAAAAAAAGATTTATTGCTTAGTTTTAAGAAAAACAAATAATATTATTTTTTTGTTTCAAAGCAGCCCCAAAATTCAGATTAATCAGTAAAGATACCTAGTATAAGCAGTGTCACTGTAGTGTTCTTCTATTGAATTTGGTGCAACAAAGACGATGCTATCTCACAATCGTGGCATCCTAGTTTTCATTGACCCGGCTATTAAGAACTATTCTACATTAGTTAAAGGCATTATCCCAGAAGCTGAGGGAATTGTCCTTGACCCAAGGGTAGATGGGGTCAAACAAATTACCCAAGTTTTAGCTGGATGCCGAAACATTCAAGCGATTCATATTGTTTCTCACGGCTCACCAGGATGTTTATATCTGGGCAATAGTCAGCTCAACATCTCGACGCTTCAAGATTACGCTAGGGATTTACAACACTGGTCAGAGGCACTAACGGCTGATGCAGATATCCTAATTTATGGTTGTAATGTGGCAGCAGAGTTACCCACATTGTTACCTCAAGGCATCTCTTTTATCGATTGGTTGAGTCGGTTAACGGGTGCGAAGATAGCGGCTTCTGTCAATCTCACAGGCAGTGCGGCTTTAGGGGGTGACTGGGATTTACAAGTTACCACAGGTGAGATTAAGGCATCGCTGGCATTTCCGGCAGATGTAATGGCGACCTATGATGCGGTTTTGGCAAGTAGCAGCATTAATCTGGATGACGACTTAGAACAGACGGTCAATTTAGTTACCCGACCGGAAGCCATTATTGCCGCACAAAGTAATAGTTTGCAGTCATTTTTAAACTTAGCAGACCTGAATGGCAGCAATGGCTTTGTTATCGAAGACATTCCCGGATGGGATCGCCGTTTCAGCCCTGCTGGGGATATCAATAATGATGGGATTGATGATCTGATTATTAGTGTCCCTGAGAATCCTAGGGGTAGCTATGTCGTGTTTGGTGATTCTCAGGTGGGTGCCACTGGAATCGTGGAATTATCTGACATCAATGGCAGCAATGGCTTCAGAATTTACGGCGGAAATGATTTCGTTCGTGATGCTGGGGACGTTAATGGTGATGGGATTGATGACCTGATGATTGGGGACGCTTGGGCAGGTCCTAGCGGACTTGGAGCCATTTCTGTCGTATTTGGCAGTTCCCAAGTCGGCGCAACGGGGGCGCTGAATCCATCTGACTTAGACGGCAGCAATGGTTTCAGAATTTACGGTGTTACCGACCTAGGAACAGGGGCTATCTTTGGCGATGTGGGAGATATCAATAATGATGGGATTAATGACCTGATTATCCTTGAGGGGTCTGATGGCGGTGCAAATTCAGCCGTTGTCGTGTTTGGGGATTCCCAAGTTGGCGCAA
The nucleotide sequence above comes from Coleofasciculus chthonoplastes PCC 7420. Encoded proteins:
- a CDS encoding Nif11-like leader peptide family natural product precursor; translated protein: MSQDNVINLLEAGGKDKKLRAKYDALKTKEEFVELAATDGYEFTVADLDAVLKEAGDSWEESGFPPRRLIWW
- the modB gene encoding molybdate ABC transporter permease subunit, translating into MPYSDLSPLWISLKTAFVATIFAFLVGIAAARWMYGYRGKAKGLIDGFFTLPLVLPPTVIGFLLLLLLGRNSPVGQLLKQLGITIIFSWSATVIAATVVAFPLMYKTVLSAFKQIDKDLIHCARTLGASEWRIFWQILLPLALPGVVSGTILAFARALGEFGATLMLAGSIPGKTQTMPIAIFFAAEAGKMGEALNWVLLMVAIALLVIATINYWSGTQHSAKWHAIAHWFSWLPPFEGGREGDLKRGTRGRYKRTDYRGIRYGNKGLFVNLKKQLPGFTLDAQLEANGQPLGLLGTSGSGKSMTLRCIAGLDSPNQGRIVLNGRVLFDSQRGINIPSRQRRIGFVFQNYALFPHLTIVQNIAFGLQNLPKLERRQRISKYMEMMQLQGLENRYPEQISGGQQQRVALARALVIHPEALLLDEPLSALDTYLRSRIERLLSETLSTYEGVTLFVTHKLEEAYRICQNLLILSQGNVIANDTKETIFERPPSFEVAQVTECKNFSTARMIEPQTIEALDWGCTLQVVEPIPNKLTYVGIRAHHFTFPQHPDGENTFPCWLVMTSETQHRTTLYIKLHQPPGHAQDYHLQVEVYKEKWANLKDRPFPWYVRLDPLRLILMEQ
- the modA gene encoding molybdate ABC transporter substrate-binding protein, with translation MKKRRVFSMAWMVATFLIVVGCSQGTPPNPSATSPESVELTVSAAASLQDAMKAIAPLYTQEQAHVIITYNFGSSGSLQQQIEQGAPVDVFLSAAPKQMNALQEKDLLLTDTRKDLLKNSIVLVTPKDKTDISNFKGLTTDKVSKIAIGNPESVPAGQYGKEVLTSLNLYKPIQSKLVFAKDVRQVLSYVETGNVEAGLVYATDANVSDNVKIVATASETSHAPIIYPVAVLKESKNPDSAKEFVQFLSTEPAQAVFEEYGFSLASD
- the modD gene encoding ModD protein, yielding MVFISQQFIEQLIQEDVPYFDLTTQVLGIGDRTGTIRFTTRTKTVLACTEESASILRQVGAEVIAILATGQILDAGVPFLSATGNAAALHLAWKPAQNLLEYACGVATKTYNLVQLAQAANQDVMLYTTRKVIPGTKPIAVKAILAGGAYPHRLGVSETVLIFQQHLNFLGGIDSFIQQLPVIKRQVKEKKVIVEVKDMATAFKLATSGIDGIQFDKVNAEALAEAISQIKSINPTLITLAAGGINDANIANYAATGVDGLVLTAPYYAQPADIQVEMVCRGGFRDLL
- a CDS encoding TOBE domain-containing protein, which translates into the protein MEISARNTFKGTVKKVVPGSVNSEVTLEVAPGVEMTAIITKSSAERLGLAEGKEAYAVVKATDVMVATD